A window of Motilibacter rhizosphaerae genomic DNA:
GCGACGCGACGTTCACGCTGCAGGCGCTCCTGGGCGGCGGCTACACGAAGGAGGCGAAGGCCTGGCGGGACTGGCTGCTCCGCGCCGTCGCCGGCGACCCGGCCGACCTGCAGATCATGTACGCGGTGGACGGCACCCGGCGGCTGACGGAGTACACCGTCGACTGGCTGCCGGGCTACGCCGGCTCCTCCCCCGTGCGCGTCGGGAACGCGGCCGCGGGCCAGTTCCAGCTCGACGTGTGGGGCGAGACCATCGACGGGCTCTACCAGGCGCGCCAGGCGGGGCTCGACTCCGACGAGGACGCGTGGGCGGTCCAGCGCGTGCTGCTGGACTTCCTCGAGGGCCACTGGCAGGACGACGACAGCAGCCTGTGGGAGGTGCGCGGCCCGCGGCGCCCCTTCGTGCACTCCAAGGTCATGGCCTGGGCCGGCGTCGACAGGGCGGTGCGGTCGGTCGAGCAGGACGGTCTCGACGGCCCGCTCGAGCGCTGGAGGGCCCTGCGCCAGCAGATCCACGACGAGGTCTGCACGCGCGGGTACGACGCGGACCGGCGCACCTTCACCCAGTCCTACGGCTCGCAGGGGCTCGATGCGTCCCTGCTGCTCATCCCCCGCGTCGGCTTCCTCGGCTGGGACGACGAGCGCGTGGTCGGCACCGTCGAGGCGGTCGGGCGCGAGCTGATGCACGAGGGGTTCCTGCAGCGCTACGACCCGAGCGCGGACGGCGGCGTCGACGGCCTCCCCGGCACCGAGGGCGCCTTCCTCGCCTGCACCTTCTGGTACGCCGACGCCCTTCACGGCACCGGCCGCACGGACGAGGCCCGGCAGGTCTTCGAGCGGCTGCTGGCGCTGCGGAACGACCTCGGGATCCTCAGCGAGGAGTACGACCCGACGAGCGGGCGTCAGCTCGGCAACGTGCCCCAGGCCTTCAGCCACGTCGGACTGGTGAACACCGCACTCCGCTTGAGTTCCTAGGCCCGCCGCGCGAGCCCGTCCGCGTCAGTCGGAGACCAGGGCGAGCCCGACGATGCCGAGGACGTAGAGCACGAGCACGGCGATCGAGTCGGGGCCCATCCGCGCGTACTGCTTGCGGGGGCGGAAGACCAGCCCCGTCATGTACGCGACGGTGAGCAGCCCACCGAGAGCCGTCAGGTAGATGTCAGAGCGGTGGGCGTCGGGGAGCACCGACGACCCGGACAGCACGGTCGCCACCAGGAAGAGCACGGGCAGGAAGGCGTTGCCGCCGAAGATGTCGCTGACCGCCAGCTTGTAGTCGCCCATCCGCGTCGAGGTCAGGCCGGTGGAGATCTCGGGCAGCGATGTCGCGGCGGCGAGCACGGTCGCGCCGAACAGGACGCCCGACATCCCCCAGCGGCCGAAGAGCTCCTCGCCGCTGCGCTCGATGAGGACGCCGGCGACGAGGGTCACGACGGCGGCGACGACGAAGACGGTCGCGACCGTGCCCGTCCGCTGCCCCTGCTTGGTGGCAGTCCCCTCCTTCGTCGTCTGCGAGTGCCCCTGCGGCTGCTGCTGGCTGTCCGGCGCGGCACCCCCCTCGTGCCAGGGCAGTCCCTGCCCGGCCTTGCGCACGAGGAAGAGCCCGACGCCCCAGAGCACGGCGATCAGCACGGCACCGGGCGTGAGCCGCGCCGCGATGAGGTCCTTCGGCAGCTGGGTCGAGGCGACGACGACGAGCAGCAGGGCCACGACGAGGGCACCCTCGAGCAGCAGGGTCAGCGAGGCGGCGAGGTAGGTCAGCGGCTTGCGCGGCCGGACCCCTGCGGCGTCGAGGATGACGAGGACCACGGTCTGCGCCGCGATCCCGCCGAGGATGTTGCCCACGGCGACGTCGAGCTGGTGGGCGAGGGCGGCGCTCGCCGTGATCGCGAGCTCCGGGAGGTTCGTCGCGATCGCCAGCAGGACCACGCCGCCGAGGGCCGAGCCCAGGTGGAGCCGCTCCGAGAGCACGTCCGTGGTGTCGGAGAGCTTGATGCCGGCGCCCCAGATCGCGGCCGCGCAGGCAAGGAAGATGACGAGCAGCACGAGGGACGGCAGCGAGGACACGCGGGACTCCACGGGCGAGGGCGGGCTGTTCTCCCTCGTCCTTCCCGGACGGAGCGCAGATCATGTGCAGCAGTGCAACTGACTGGGCACGGGTGGGTGCCGTCGGCCACCATCTGGCGCATCGCAGACCGCTGGTCCTGCGTCCGCCTGCCGCAGAGCGGTCCCGTCTGACAGGCTGGCGCCATGGAGGACGATGACCTCGACGCCGTCATCAACGGCGGGCGCGTGCTCGTCGGCATCGCGGCCCGCTCGCTCGTCGCGCACGCCGACGACGTCACCCTGCCGCAGCTGCGCGCGCTGACCCTCGTCCGCGGCAAGGGTCCTCTGCGGCTCTCCGACCTCGCGGCGGAGCTGGAGATCGACACGTCGACGGCGACGCGGCTGGTGGACCGCCTGGTGCGCAAGGGCTTGCTCAACCGCTCGGTGGAGGCGGCGGACCGGCGCGCCCTGCGACTCACCCTCACGCCCGCGGGGCGTGGCCTGCTGCGGCGGATGACGGAGTACCGCAAGCGCGAGCTGCGCAAGATCCTCGCCCAGCTGAGCGACGAGGAGCTGGTCGACCTGCGGGCCGGGATGCAGGCCCTGTCACGCGTGACCGGGGAGGCACCGGAGGAGGAGCCGCCGGTCAGCTGGGACAGCTGAGGAGGGCTCAGCGCCCGGTCAGAGCGGCTCAGTGCTGCGGGTGCGACTCCGCCAGCAGGTGCCGACCACGCAACCCGCTCGCGAGCTGGACCGCCGCCGCGAGGAGGACCGCGAGGCCGCAGGCGAGCTCCGTCCACAGCGCCACCGCGTACCGGCCGTCGGGCGTGCCGTCCGCAGCGGCCGCGCAGCCGATGAGGAGCAGCCCGAGCAGCAGGGCCACGGTCGGCGAGCGCCGTACCGCCAGCGGCGCCCGGCTCCCGGCCGCGCCCAGGACGAGGAGCACCGCACCGACGACGACGTCGCGCCACAGCTGGGTCCCGGTCCCCCCGTGCTGCTCGTACGCACCGGTGGCGACGACGACGAGCACCAGCCCGGCCGCGAGATGCGTGAGAGCGGCGACGGTCGCGCGGGCCTCCTGGAGCCGGGCGCCCCGCACCAGGTCGACCGGGCGGCCCGCGGCCTCGCCGAGCACGGCGTCGCGCCACCCGACGCCGGTCGCCCGCCGCCGCAGCACCTCCCCCGTGGCCGCTCGCGCCTCGCGCAGCCGGCTGAGGCCCAGGATGGCGACCGACACGGCGGTCGAGAGCAGGCACAGCGAGCAGTAGTGGTGCACCACGGCTGCCTGCACGACCACGAGGGCGAGGCCGCCACCCGCAGCACCCGCGACGACGGCCTCGAACGCGAGCGCGAGCCAGGGCGAGCGCCGCCAACGGCCCGGAGCGCCGAGGAGCCCGAGCACCACCTCCACGGCGTACGCCGCGGCGCCGAGCCCGGCGTCGGACACCGGCAGCGACTCCGAGAACGCACTGTGCAGCACCCGGTCCGACCCGTCCCCGAACACCGGGTCCCACGCCGAGGCGATGCCACCCAGCTGCGCGACGGTGAGGTACGTCGCCACGACGAGCCCGACCGCGGCCAGCGCGACCAGGGGCAGGCGAGCCGACCAGCTCGAGGGGTCGTGCCGCTGGCCCGGAGGCACCTCGGATGCAGCCATGGAGTCGTGGTTCCCGCCGAGTAGCAGCAGAAACGGAGATGCTTGGCCTCATGCACAGATCAGCGCACGTCGGCCCGGCCCGCGAGCAGCGGGCCGGGCCGAGGGGGGCGGAGCGCTAGTTCGGCAGCTCGGTGGCGAGGGTGCCGAGGTGGGCACCCCCACCCGCGACGAGCACCGGGACACCCGTGACCGTGACGGGCGCGCCGGGCGCGACGCTGGCCGTGCTGCCGTCGATCCCGACCGTGCCCGTCGTCGCCGCCGGGGCCCTCAGCGTGTGGTCACCGCCGGTGGACCACAGCACCTGCGCCCAGCCGCCGCCGTCCGGACGCAGGGTGCAGGCCTTGACCTCGCCCTGCGTCGTGCAGCCGACGAGGACCGAGTGGGTCAGCCATCCGGCGACGTGGAACCACGCCTGCGCGGCCGGGGTGAGACCACTGGCGTCGCCGTACACGCCGATGCCGAGGATGCGCGAGACCCCCCAGCGGTACCAGAACACGCGGTCGATGCCGGCCGCGCGGTCCGCGAGCAGCGTCCGCACGATGTACGCGCCGCCCATCGGGTCCGGCACGGGCACCGCGTCCGCGGTCCCGCCGGTGACGCCGTAGTTGACCTCGGTGTTCCAGACCGGCTTCGAGATGCCCCGGCTGCGCAGGGCGTCGACGACGCTCTGCAGCTGCGCAGCGGCGACCTCGGGGGTCTGCTGCGGCATCGGGTAGAGGTGCAGCGACACGACGTCGAGGTCGCTCGCGTCCACCGCGTCGAGGTAGCGGAAGAGCCACCCCTGCTGGCCGCGGGTCCGGGTCGCGAACCCGGGCGAGATGACGAGCGCCTTGGGGTCAGCGGCCTTGACCGCGTCGTGGGCCAGGCTCGTCAGCGTCGCGAGCTGCTGCTCGGTCCCGTGCCAGTAGTCACCGACGAAGTTCGGCTCGTTCCACATCTCGTAGCCCGCGATGCGGCCCTTGTAGCGGCTCGCGACCGCCGACACGTACGCCGTCCACTGGCCGAGGTCGGCCGGCGGCACGCTCGCCCCGGCGACGTCGCCGTACCCGGGCGCCGAGGGGTTGGACGAGGCCCAGGTGGGCGTCTGCCCGAGCACGAGCATCGGCGAGTAGCCGCGGGCCTGGGCGTCGGCGACGGCGGCGTCGAGCGGCGCCCAGTTCCAGACCCCCTGCGCCGGCTCGAGGTCGTTCCAGGTCGTGCCGGTGTCCCAGAGGCGGACGCTGCCGAAGCCGCGCTGCGCCGAGCCGTCGGGGGCGCCGTGGATGCCGAAGTACGACGCCAGCGTGCGGCCCAGCGGCTGCACCGACGGGACCAGCGGACGGTCGACGGGCGCGCTCACGGGACCCGGCTGCGCGGCGAGGGCGCCGGCGACGACCGGGATCACCGGCAGGGGGCAGGCGGAGGTCCGCGGTGCCACCGGGGCCTTCGTGACCGGCTTCTTGACCAGCGGCTTCTTGACCAGCGGCTTCTTGACCAGCGGCTTCTTGACGAGGGGCTTCTTCGCGAGCGGCTTCGGAAGGGGCTTCTTCGTCACCGCCTTCGTGGCGACGGGCGCCTTCGCGACGTGGGCGACGACAGACCGCTTGACGACCGACGGCTTGGTGGCCGCCGGCTTCTTCGTCGCGGGCTTCTTGGCCGTCGGCTTCTTGGCCGCGGGCTTCTTGGCCGTCGGCTTCTTCGCCGCGGGCTTCTTGACCGTCGGCTTCTTCGCCGCGGGCTTCTTGACCGTCGGCTTCGTGACGGTGGTCGGCTTGACCGCGCACGACGCGGTCGTCGCGAGGTCAGTGGCGCCGGCCGGGGTCGCCGGCAGGACGAGGGCGACGGCAGCCGCGCTGAGGGCCAGCAGCCGCAGCCGGGTGCCGAGGGTTCCGGCAGGTGTGAGCACGGGGGGTTCTCCGATGATCCGGGGAGGCTCCGCTGTCGGCCTCCACTGGTGTCATCGGCCGGGCGCCCCGCGCCCTGATCCGTCCTTAGGGGTGACGTCCGTCCTGGGTCCGGCGGCCTTCCCGGGCCCGACGCCCGTCCGCGGAGGCGGCACCCGCGCGGCCCACCTCGCGCTGCTCGACGGCGTCCTCGTCGAAGCGCACCCGGCCGAGGTGGCGGACGAACGAGCGCAGGAGGAACCACAGGGCGATGCCGAGGAGGGCCACGACGAGGAAGCCGGTCACACCAGGGGTGACCTTGCTCTCGTCGAGCGCGGCGAGCACGCGCGCCCCGGCCTGCGCGGTGTGCGCCGCGGCGTACGCGCTCATGCCGTCTCCTCAAGGTCGCGGACGCCCGCGAACAGGTCGTCCTCCGGCAACCGTACGCCGACGGTCGAGCGGGCGAGCTCGTAGTCGTCGGTGGGCCAGACCTTCTGCTGCAGCTCGATCGGGCAGGCGAAGAACGGCCCGTCGGGGTCGATCTGCGTCGCGTGCGCCAGCAGGGCCCGGTCGCGCACCTCGAACCACTCGGCGCAGGGCACGCGGGTCGTGATCGGACGCTCGGGGCGCTCCGCCCAGCGCTCGAGCCACTCGGCGTACGGCGACTCGAGGCCCGCCTCGACCATCGCCGAGTGCAGGGCGAGCGTGCGGGCGCGGGTGAAGCCCTGGTTGTAGTAGAGCTTCGAGGGCGCCCAGGGCTCCCCGGCCTCCGGGTACGCCGCGGGGTCGCCGGCCGCGTCGAAGGCGATGCTCGTGATGCGGTGGCACATGATGTGGTCGGGGTGGGGGTAGCCGCCGTTCTCGTCGTAGGTCGTGACGACCTGCGGGCGGAACTCGCGGATGACCCGCACGAGCGCCTCCGCCGCGACGGCGGGGTCCTGCAGGCCGAAGCACCCCCCGGGCAGCGCGGGGAGCGGGTCGCCCTCCGGGAGCCCCGAGTCGACGTAGCCGAGCCAGACCTGGCGGACGCCGAGGATCTCGCGGGCGGCGTCCATCTCGCGGGCGCGGATCGCCGGCAGGTCGGCGAGCACCGCGGGGTCCTCGGCGAGGCGCGGGTTCAGCACGGAGCCGCGCTCACCGCCGGTGCAGGTGGCGACGAGGACGTCCGCGCCCTCGGCGACGTAGCGGGCCATGGCGGCGGCACCCTTGCTCGACTCGTCGTCGGGGTGGGCGTGCACCGCGAGCAGGCGCAGGCGGTCGGGCAACGCGCACTCCCTCGGGCTGGTGGCAGGATGGGTCGCAGGCCATCTTCCCCCACCGGCGGCGCGGCTGCCCCCGGCGTGGGCGCGGCGGTCCGCAGCGGGGGCGAGCAGCAGGGGGCGAGCGGTGAGCGGGAGCGCGGCGGGCGGCCCGGCCGCACCTGCACCAGCGCGGGCGCGCCCGGCCGAGCGCTACGGCGACCCGCGACCCGGTGCGCGCCGGGCGCTGGTCGTGGGCGGTGCCGCCGTCGCCGCCCTGCTCGTGGCGTTCCTCGCCTGGGTCGCGCTGCGGGGCACGGGCTCCGGACCGACCGGCAGCGTCGCCCGCTTCATGCGCCTCGGTCCGACCAGCCTGTCCGCCGACCTGACCGCCACCGGTCCCGCCGGGGAGGCGCTCGCCTGCGCCGTCCGCGCGACCGACGGCAGCGGCGGCACGGTGGGCCGGCTGCGGGTCGTCCTGCCGGCGGGCAGCCGGACGCGCACCGCGCGCGTCGTGGTCCCGACGGTCTCCCCCGCGAGCGGGGTGGACGTCGTGTCCTGCTCGGTCGCCCGGCCCGCGGCACCGTAGGGGTCCCACCAGCGGGGGTGCGGCAGCAGGGGGCGGCAGGGGTAGGGTGGACGGTTCCCACGCCCCGGCGGTCGCTGACGACCACCGGGGCTCGCCCACGACGACGCCGGGGCGGCACCGCGACCGCGCGGAGCCCGACCGGATGGCACGACGGAGGAGGACCCGATGAGCGAGACGACCAGCACCACCTGGCTCACGCAGGAGCAGTACGACCGGCTCACGGCCGAGCTGGAGCAGCTCCGGGGCCCGGCCCGGGCCGAGATCGTCAAGCGCATCGAGGCGGCGCGCGAGGAGGGCGACCTCAAGGAGAACGGCGGCTACCACGCCGCGAAGGAGGAGCAGGGCAAGCAGGAGGCGCGCATCCGCCAGCTGCAGCAGCTGCTCGAGCGCGCCCAGATCGGCGCCCCCAAGGCCGCCGACGGCACCGTCGCGCCCGGCATGGTCGTGACCGCGGACGTCGCGGGCTTCGAGGAGCGCTTCCTGCTCGGCTCGCGCCAGGGCATCTCCGGCGACATCGACGTCTACTCCCCCGACAGCCCGCTCGGCGCGGCGATCCTCGGCCAGCGGGTGGGGTCCACCAC
This region includes:
- a CDS encoding glycoside hydrolase family 15 protein, translating into MSKRIEDYALLGDLHTAALVGRDGSVDWLCLPRFDSPACFAALLGDEGHGRWLLAPAAGGTCTSWRYREDSLVLESEWRTDAGTVRVLDFMPPRGEAADVVRIVEGVSGRVRMRTELRLRFDYGHILPWVRHDDGDLRAVAGPDAVWLRTPVVLEPQGQQHQAEFEVAAGERVPFVLTYAPSHQPRPRQAEAERALAETEAFWRGWLAHCSYRGEWQSEVRSSLVLLKALTYAPTGGIVAAATTSLPEQLGGPRNWDYRFSWLRDATFTLQALLGGGYTKEAKAWRDWLLRAVAGDPADLQIMYAVDGTRRLTEYTVDWLPGYAGSSPVRVGNAAAGQFQLDVWGETIDGLYQARQAGLDSDEDAWAVQRVLLDFLEGHWQDDDSSLWEVRGPRRPFVHSKVMAWAGVDRAVRSVEQDGLDGPLERWRALRQQIHDEVCTRGYDADRRTFTQSYGSQGLDASLLLIPRVGFLGWDDERVVGTVEAVGRELMHEGFLQRYDPSADGGVDGLPGTEGAFLACTFWYADALHGTGRTDEARQVFERLLALRNDLGILSEEYDPTSGRQLGNVPQAFSHVGLVNTALRLSS
- a CDS encoding sodium:calcium antiporter, producing MSSLPSLVLLVIFLACAAAIWGAGIKLSDTTDVLSERLHLGSALGGVVLLAIATNLPELAITASAALAHQLDVAVGNILGGIAAQTVVLVILDAAGVRPRKPLTYLAASLTLLLEGALVVALLLVVVASTQLPKDLIAARLTPGAVLIAVLWGVGLFLVRKAGQGLPWHEGGAAPDSQQQPQGHSQTTKEGTATKQGQRTGTVATVFVVAAVVTLVAGVLIERSGEELFGRWGMSGVLFGATVLAAATSLPEISTGLTSTRMGDYKLAVSDIFGGNAFLPVLFLVATVLSGSSVLPDAHRSDIYLTALGGLLTVAYMTGLVFRPRKQYARMGPDSIAVLVLYVLGIVGLALVSD
- a CDS encoding MarR family winged helix-turn-helix transcriptional regulator, whose amino-acid sequence is MEDDDLDAVINGGRVLVGIAARSLVAHADDVTLPQLRALTLVRGKGPLRLSDLAAELEIDTSTATRLVDRLVRKGLLNRSVEAADRRALRLTLTPAGRGLLRRMTEYRKRELRKILAQLSDEELVDLRAGMQALSRVTGEAPEEEPPVSWDS
- a CDS encoding vitamin K epoxide reductase family protein, which translates into the protein MAASEVPPGQRHDPSSWSARLPLVALAAVGLVVATYLTVAQLGGIASAWDPVFGDGSDRVLHSAFSESLPVSDAGLGAAAYAVEVVLGLLGAPGRWRRSPWLALAFEAVVAGAAGGGLALVVVQAAVVHHYCSLCLLSTAVSVAILGLSRLREARAATGEVLRRRATGVGWRDAVLGEAAGRPVDLVRGARLQEARATVAALTHLAAGLVLVVVATGAYEQHGGTGTQLWRDVVVGAVLLVLGAAGSRAPLAVRRSPTVALLLGLLLIGCAAAADGTPDGRYAVALWTELACGLAVLLAAAVQLASGLRGRHLLAESHPQH
- a CDS encoding GH39 family glycosyl hydrolase, with the translated sequence MLTPAGTLGTRLRLLALSAAAVALVLPATPAGATDLATTASCAVKPTTVTKPTVKKPAAKKPTVKKPAAKKPTAKKPAAKKPTAKKPATKKPAATKPSVVKRSVVAHVAKAPVATKAVTKKPLPKPLAKKPLVKKPLVKKPLVKKPLVKKPVTKAPVAPRTSACPLPVIPVVAGALAAQPGPVSAPVDRPLVPSVQPLGRTLASYFGIHGAPDGSAQRGFGSVRLWDTGTTWNDLEPAQGVWNWAPLDAAVADAQARGYSPMLVLGQTPTWASSNPSAPGYGDVAGASVPPADLGQWTAYVSAVASRYKGRIAGYEMWNEPNFVGDYWHGTEQQLATLTSLAHDAVKAADPKALVISPGFATRTRGQQGWLFRYLDAVDASDLDVVSLHLYPMPQQTPEVAAAQLQSVVDALRSRGISKPVWNTEVNYGVTGGTADAVPVPDPMGGAYIVRTLLADRAAGIDRVFWYRWGVSRILGIGVYGDASGLTPAAQAWFHVAGWLTHSVLVGCTTQGEVKACTLRPDGGGWAQVLWSTGGDHTLRAPAATTGTVGIDGSTASVAPGAPVTVTGVPVLVAGGGAHLGTLATELPN
- the mca gene encoding mycothiol conjugate amidase Mca, whose product is MPDRLRLLAVHAHPDDESSKGAAAMARYVAEGADVLVATCTGGERGSVLNPRLAEDPAVLADLPAIRAREMDAAREILGVRQVWLGYVDSGLPEGDPLPALPGGCFGLQDPAVAAEALVRVIREFRPQVVTTYDENGGYPHPDHIMCHRITSIAFDAAGDPAAYPEAGEPWAPSKLYYNQGFTRARTLALHSAMVEAGLESPYAEWLERWAERPERPITTRVPCAEWFEVRDRALLAHATQIDPDGPFFACPIELQQKVWPTDDYELARSTVGVRLPEDDLFAGVRDLEETA
- a CDS encoding DUF4307 domain-containing protein; amino-acid sequence: MSGSAAGGPAAPAPARARPAERYGDPRPGARRALVVGGAAVAALLVAFLAWVALRGTGSGPTGSVARFMRLGPTSLSADLTATGPAGEALACAVRATDGSGGTVGRLRVVLPAGSRTRTARVVVPTVSPASGVDVVSCSVARPAAP
- the greA gene encoding transcription elongation factor GreA → MSETTSTTWLTQEQYDRLTAELEQLRGPARAEIVKRIEAAREEGDLKENGGYHAAKEEQGKQEARIRQLQQLLERAQIGAPKAADGTVAPGMVVTADVAGFEERFLLGSRQGISGDIDVYSPDSPLGAAILGQRVGSTTSYTAPNGKEITVVVKAAAPYAR